The Electrophorus electricus isolate fEleEle1 chromosome 15, fEleEle1.pri, whole genome shotgun sequence genome segment GTCATGAAATATCTTCTAGAAATATCTGATAGGCTAGAGTTTTAACACAAACATTCCAGTGTTTTACATCGAACAGACATGACACTTGAGAGAGGTTTGGAAAATATAGCTGACGAGGACAGTTCCGAAATGGAGAGCGCTATGAAGTAAGTTTTCAAGTTCTGAATGGAACCCAAGCGGTGGAAATTACATGGTGAGCAGGTTTTCAGCTTCTGCATGAAAGTGTTTTGTTGAGTAAACGTGCGCATTCAGCGTTGATAAATGCATTCGAGTTAATTAGCTGTGCGTGCAAATTCCCGTGTAAAACAATTATCTTTGCTTCTCTATTTTGACACAAAATGAATATCATAAACTGTACTCGAGATCCAGCTGCAAGTGTTTATTAAAGATGGGTGTGACTTCCCCCACCGGatgagcagagaaaatgaatcaaTCACCGCTTTAACAGTTTCCAGAGCGAATCAGCGGAGCGCGTCTTCGCCTACGTCACCGGACATGGCGGAGAGTGTCCTTGAGTGACACGTGTGTTGCAAGATAATCGGAGTCCTCAgagctagctaagatagctaggttagctacctGATGGAAATGGTTTATGTAGCTGACTAGTTAACGTTAGCTCAGCCAACATTAAAACGTCGGTTACGTTTAATCAGGTACGTTTATTAAAGAACATAATCGTTGGTAGATACATTGCATAATTTCTTCAAAATGAGCAAGCTAGCTTCACTCGTTAACGCGAGCTATCTCATTGGCTAGCCACGATCAGCCTGGCCGTCAAGGATTGTTTACATGAGTAATACGCTATTATCTAGCTAAGAATATGACAAGAAGAAACCTAAGTCTAAGATGTGTGGTTTGGACAGACACTGTTATGTGCGTTTCCATTATTATAGTTTGAACAGCACCGTTTAGCTATATACCTTCTTAGCCACCAAGCTAAATAGTTTCTTTGTCAATATCTTGCGTCCACCAGCTCAAAAAACAGGATGCCTTTACACAAGTACCCGCCACGACTTTGGGACGCCCTGAAGTTAAAAAAAGGCATCTTCGCACGTCTGCCTCAGCACTACCTCAAAGCCTTGCAGAACACGCCCCCTCCGACGCCCGTGCACTGGAAACCTCTGGGCGTGAAATACAGGGCTAACCCCAAAACGGGCCACCGAGAGCGGGTTCAGGACATTCCTATTCCAGTGTACTATCCGCCGGAGTCGCAGGATGGACTCTGGGGAGGGGAAGGGTGGATACGCGGATACAGATACGCCAATAATGATAAGGTGGGTTACTGCGAAGGCAACGGACTTACAGGGTTGAGCTTGAATAGGAAGATTGAAACGCTTAAGTCTTGGACTGCCACAGCATAGCACATCATTTGTTGTTTCTCTGTTCTAActgatttttttgtttcacaaacatttatagaattAGTTGAATTCCATTGTGCTAAATGAGTGAAAATACCAAACCGCATTGTGGAAAAGTTAGCCAGTGTGTATTCAGAATGTCCAGTTGTGTGCAGTTCCCTAAAAATCGGTACATGCTCCTAATTTCTGTTGGTCTAAAGATGTCTACAAGGGTAAAGAAGACTTGGAAGCCTCAGCTTTTCAAGAGAGAGCTGTACAGTGAAATCCTTGACCAAAAGTTCAGCGTCACAGTCACAGCTCGTGCGCTGGATCTTATCGATGCCGCTTATGGCTTTGACTTCTATATTCTCAAGGTAATGACTGTTTTCTGGCATTAATGCTCTGACAGGTACAGATCATGAAACAGTCTGATCAGAATGCACCAGAGGTGTCTCAGGGCAGCGAGTGTAAAGTCATGTtctgcttgcttgcttgcttgctaaACTAATTTttctgcatgttgtgtgtgtttggggctcAGACTCCAAAGCAGGACTTGAACTCTAAATTTGGGATGGAACTCAAGCAAGCCATGCTTCTCCGGTTAGCGCGGAAAGACTTGCAGCTCCATCCCGATGATCCCGCTCGAAGGGAGAAGATTTACAATAAGTACAAAGTACATACAGTCTATGGTCACTGTGAAGCTTCGTCATTGgtttattgatttaaaataaGAATGGGTTTTGGCGTGTAATATGAATGGACACGAACCACTGTCCTGTGGGTGTGGCTGACCTCTTTGGGCTTCTGTGTTGTGGTGAGCCAGCAGTTTGAGATCccagaggaggaggcagagtgGATGGGGCTGAGCCTAGAGGAGGCAgtggagaaacagagactgCTGGAGCGTAAGGTGATGGACGCGCACACGCAGTCGGACACGATACCAAGCACAAGGGCTTCAGTGCTCATGTCTACTGAGATACACTGGCCACTTGAACATAATGTCTCTGTTCCTTGCAAGCTGTGACAATTATCTGTCCAGTCAGTTCATTCACCTCCCCAACACTAATAACCAAGTCCAGAAAATCAGAATAAATCCACAGAGGGCAAATCTCCAGGTGTCTCCTGTGCTGAGTACAGTTTGAGGTGCATCCCATCCAGTGGAGGTTTTTGGTAATGATTTCCCTCATTTAACCTGTTTGTTGATGCAGGATCCTGAGCCCCTGTACCAGAGATGCGTGGACAGCCTGGTGAGAGAGCTGGCCATCCAGAAACTGACTGAGCCTCAGCTTGTGAAGAAGGACTGATGGCTCAGAGCAGAATTTCAGCTTGTTTGTACAGAAATGCACTTACAATGTATGGGATGACCTGTAAATATCTAATGATttccacacaaacaataaaatccTTCACAGGTTTAAGGTTTGCACTCAATATTTTGCGGCTGTTTTATTCGTAGAGATCATGACTGATCAAGTACTTTGTTGGCTAGTTTACAATGTCCCTGAccaccagcagatggcagcgGTTCATATGTATGGCTTCACAGCAAGTGAAGCTGCTGTCTTAGCAAGCCTGTGCTAAACCTAACAAACATATTCAtctcacccttccagtgggtggtcatgtctcttttttccccacttacactcaggccttctaccagaggcctgtgAGTTGGAGGGTGCAGTATTTTCACTGGATTTTCCTAGGATTGCACTCTTCCAGACTGGGATTggtgtcattcctgggatctgttggagccactcctcccaGCATAGGgctcacagccccaagtgccgCTGTCACCATTGGGACAACCATGGGTCCCTGGTATTTTGGACATTTCCATCACTTGAGACTCCCACATCTATTGCCACTGGCATTTTCTGCATGTTATGGTATGTTCCATTTGAACTGGGAAATTGGAAATTCTGAATTCCCAGTCAGAATTTTCAAAAAGTAGGAAATCCAAAAAGTTGGATTTCCTACTTTGGAAGCTGGGAGAGCCTTACCAACTTTAGAATCCACAATGGTTACCAAATGCATCAACAGAAGAAAAAGTTGTATTATAGTTTTCTAgcccttttgttt includes the following:
- the mrpl28 gene encoding 39S ribosomal protein L28, mitochondrial isoform X1; the encoded protein is MPLHKYPPRLWDALKLKKGIFARLPQHYLKALQNTPPPTPVHWKPLGVKYRANPKTGHRERVQDIPIPVYYPPESQDGLWGGEGWIRGYRYANNDKMSTRVKKTWKPQLFKRELYSEILDQKFSVTVTARALDLIDAAYGFDFYILKTPKQDLNSKFGMELKQAMLLRLARKDLQLHPDDPARREKIYNKYKQFEIPEEEAEWMGLSLEEAVEKQRLLERKDPEPLYQRCVDSLVRELAIQKLTEPQLVKKD
- the mrpl28 gene encoding 39S ribosomal protein L28, mitochondrial isoform X2 — translated: MPLHKYPPRLWDALKLKKGIFARLPQHYLKALQNTPPPTPVHWKPLGVKYRANPKTGHRERVQDIPIPVYYPPESQDGLWGGEGWIRGYRYANNDKMSTRVKKTWKPQLFKRELYSEILDQKFSVTVTARALDLIDAAYGFDFYILKQFEIPEEEAEWMGLSLEEAVEKQRLLERKDPEPLYQRCVDSLVRELAIQKLTEPQLVKKD